One part of the Marichromatium purpuratum 984 genome encodes these proteins:
- a CDS encoding DUF2065 domain-containing protein, producing MNELLIALALMLVVEGIWPFLSPRSFRRALLLIAAEQDRALRLTGLTSMIVGLGLLYLVN from the coding sequence GTGAACGAGCTGCTGATCGCGCTGGCGCTGATGCTGGTGGTCGAGGGGATCTGGCCGTTTCTCTCGCCGCGAAGCTTCAGGCGCGCCTTGTTGCTGATAGCGGCCGAACAGGATCGGGCGCTGCGTTTGACCGGGTTGACGAGCATGATCGTCGGGCTCGGGCTGCTCTATCTGGTGAACTGA
- a CDS encoding ATP phosphoribosyltransferase regulatory subunit: MNEERWLLPAGIEEVLPPQAQVIEGLRRELLDLYAGWGYDLVIPPFIDYLDSLLTGTGQDLDLQTFKLTDQVSGRLLGVRSDMTPQVARMDAHHLRRDVPQRLCYLGTVLRTRDDGFGGTRSPLQLGAEIYGHGGVESDIEILRLIMLTLRAAGIEESYLDLGHVGIFRGLARQAGLDAVQEHALFDALQRKAVPEVEQLIGGFGVHGAAADMLVALAELNGADALVRAEQVLSRADRPVQVALDDLRRIAEGLQRWLPEVGVHYDLAELRGYRYKTGAVFAAFVPGWGLEVARGGRYDDIGRVFGRARPAVGFSADLKELLRHGRGLEQRYRVDAPVLAPADPDPALRAEIERLRAAGRRVVEALPGVEQDPRQLGCSQILARREGQWELQAIDAE, translated from the coding sequence ATGAATGAGGAACGGTGGCTGTTGCCAGCCGGAATCGAAGAAGTGCTCCCGCCCCAGGCCCAGGTCATCGAGGGGCTGCGTCGCGAGTTGCTGGATCTCTATGCCGGCTGGGGATACGACTTGGTCATCCCGCCGTTCATCGATTATCTCGACTCGCTGCTGACCGGCACCGGTCAGGACCTCGACCTGCAGACCTTCAAGCTCACCGACCAGGTCTCCGGGCGGTTGCTCGGGGTGCGGTCCGACATGACTCCGCAGGTCGCACGCATGGATGCCCATCATCTGCGTCGTGATGTGCCGCAGCGCCTGTGCTATCTCGGCACCGTGCTGCGCACCCGCGACGACGGCTTCGGTGGAACGCGCAGTCCGCTCCAGCTCGGGGCCGAGATCTACGGGCACGGCGGGGTCGAGAGCGACATCGAGATCCTGCGTCTGATCATGCTCACGCTGCGTGCGGCGGGGATCGAGGAGAGCTATCTCGATCTCGGTCATGTCGGCATCTTCCGCGGGCTGGCCCGTCAGGCCGGGCTGGATGCGGTACAGGAGCATGCGCTGTTCGATGCGCTCCAGCGCAAGGCGGTGCCCGAGGTCGAGCAGCTGATCGGCGGCTTCGGTGTCCACGGTGCGGCGGCTGACATGCTGGTCGCACTCGCCGAACTCAATGGCGCCGACGCGCTGGTACGCGCCGAGCAGGTGCTGAGTCGCGCCGACCGTCCGGTGCAGGTGGCGCTCGATGATCTGCGGCGCATCGCCGAGGGGCTGCAGCGCTGGCTGCCCGAGGTCGGGGTCCATTATGACCTCGCCGAGTTGCGCGGTTATCGCTACAAGACCGGTGCGGTGTTCGCGGCCTTCGTCCCCGGCTGGGGGCTCGAGGTCGCGCGTGGCGGACGCTATGACGACATCGGTCGGGTGTTCGGCCGGGCCCGCCCGGCAGTCGGTTTCAGCGCCGATCTCAAGGAGCTGCTGCGCCATGGGCGCGGGCTCGAGCAACGCTATCGCGTTGACGCGCCGGTGCTCGCGCCGGCCGATCCCGATCCGGCGCTGCGCGCCGAGATCGAGCGGCTGCGCGCCGCGGGGCGACGGGTGGTCGAGGCACTGCCCGGGGTCGAACAGGATCCACGCCAACTCGGCTGCAGTCAGATCCTGGCGCGGCGCGAAGGGCAGTGGGAATTACAAGCTATCGATGCGGAGTAG